A genome region from Segatella copri includes the following:
- the rlmD gene encoding 23S rRNA (uracil(1939)-C(5))-methyltransferase RlmD, which translates to MARKRKPLPLLENITIEAVAAEGKCITRVDEQVIFVPFCVPGDVVDLQVVKKKHKYCEAKVVRFIKKSEVRQEPMCEHFGICGGCKWQNLPYEEQIKAKQKQVEDQLTRIGKIELPEFRPIMGSVKTQEYRNKIEFGCSNKRWFTAEELAQLPQKEDDTVTSLKERHAQNAIGFHITGAFDKIYPIKKCWLMDDLCNEIRNFVFEYADSHDYTFYDLREQHGLLRNMMIRNSNTGEWMLVFQFHYDEEGDEQRALELMQQVADKFPQITSLMYVDNQKGNDTINDLELSLFKGNDHIYELMEDLKFKVGPKSFYQTNTEQAYHLYCVAREFANLTGNELVYDLYTGTGTIANFVAHKAKKVIGIEYVPEAIEDAKVNSQVNNIENTLFYAGDMKDILTNDFIAQHGRPDVIITDPPRAGMHPDVINVILNAAPKRIVYVSCNPATQARDLQLMDAEYKVAAVQPVDMFPHTPHVENVVLLEKR; encoded by the coding sequence ATGGCAAGAAAACGTAAACCATTACCTCTGTTAGAGAACATCACCATCGAGGCAGTAGCAGCCGAGGGTAAGTGCATCACACGCGTAGATGAACAGGTCATCTTCGTACCTTTCTGTGTGCCAGGAGATGTTGTCGACTTGCAGGTAGTAAAGAAGAAACATAAGTATTGCGAAGCCAAGGTGGTTCGCTTCATCAAGAAGAGCGAGGTGCGACAGGAGCCTATGTGCGAGCACTTCGGCATCTGCGGCGGATGCAAATGGCAGAACCTGCCTTACGAAGAGCAGATCAAGGCTAAGCAGAAGCAGGTGGAAGACCAGCTCACCCGCATCGGAAAGATTGAACTACCTGAGTTCCGCCCTATCATGGGCAGCGTGAAGACTCAGGAGTACCGCAACAAGATAGAGTTCGGATGCAGCAACAAGCGATGGTTCACCGCCGAGGAATTGGCTCAGCTCCCTCAGAAAGAGGATGATACCGTAACATCACTCAAGGAGCGCCACGCCCAGAACGCCATCGGTTTCCATATCACCGGAGCCTTCGACAAGATTTATCCTATCAAGAAGTGCTGGCTGATGGATGACCTCTGCAACGAGATCCGCAACTTCGTATTCGAATATGCTGATTCTCACGACTATACCTTCTACGACCTGCGTGAGCAGCATGGTTTGCTCCGCAACATGATGATTCGTAATTCGAACACCGGAGAGTGGATGCTCGTCTTCCAGTTCCACTACGATGAGGAGGGCGATGAGCAGAGAGCATTGGAGCTGATGCAGCAGGTGGCTGACAAGTTCCCTCAGATTACATCGCTCATGTATGTAGACAACCAGAAGGGAAACGATACCATCAACGACCTGGAACTCAGCCTCTTCAAGGGCAACGACCATATCTACGAACTGATGGAAGACCTGAAGTTCAAGGTGGGTCCTAAGAGTTTCTACCAGACCAATACCGAGCAGGCTTACCACCTCTACTGCGTGGCCCGCGAGTTTGCCAACCTTACCGGAAATGAGCTGGTTTACGACCTCTATACCGGCACCGGAACCATCGCCAACTTCGTGGCACACAAGGCAAAGAAGGTAATCGGTATCGAGTACGTGCCAGAGGCCATAGAGGATGCCAAGGTGAATTCTCAGGTGAACAACATCGAGAACACCCTCTTCTATGCAGGCGACATGAAGGATATCCTGACCAATGATTTCATCGCACAGCACGGTCGACCTGACGTCATCATCACCGACCCACCACGTGCCGGAATGCACCCAGACGTAATAAACGTCATTCTGAATGCAGCACCAAAGCGCATCGTATACGTAAGCTGCAACCCGGCAACCCAGGCACGCGACCTGCAGTTGATGGATGCGGAGTATAAGGTAGCTGCCGTACAGCCGGTGGATATGTTCCCTCATACCCCTCACGTAGAGAACGTGGTATTGCTCGAAAAGAGATAA